In Labrys monachus, the genomic stretch CGTGCGCGGCGCCCGGGTGATGTGGGAAGGCGCGCTGGACGAGAAGGCGCGCGGCGAGCCGGTGCGGTTCTGGACGGCGTAGGCGCGGCCGGTCTCATCCTCACGTGGAGAATCAACTCGAAGAAAGGGTGTGAAGCCGGAGAAAATATCGGCGCCGCAGGCACTTGCGGGCTCGGGCTGCGATTTTGATTCGGGCCCGGGCCGGTCAACCTCGGCGCGTCGGCATCAGCAGCCAGCCGAGCAGCAGCCCCACCGCCAGGCCGATACCGTGGGCCGTGAAGCTGATCTGCGGCACGGCGAGATCGATCACCGCCTGGATGGCGAGCACCATGATGATCAAGGTGAGGTTGCGCCGGTCCGCCACCGCGCGCGAGGCGAGGAAGTCGGCGAGACGGCGCAGGGCGATCGCCCCGAGCAGGGCGAAGATCGCGCCGGACGCGCCGACGAGCAGGTTGGGCTCGATCAAGCCCATCTGCGTCAGCCACAGGACGCCGGCCATCGACGCCAGCCCGCCGACGCCGTAGATGAGGCCCGTGCGCAGCGGCCCCATCGCGGCTTCGACGAAGCGCCCGAGCACCCAGAGCGCGAACATGTTGCTGACGAGGTGTTCGGGGCCGGCATGCAGGAACATCGCGGTCGCCAGCCGCCACCATTCGTGGTCCCGCAGGACGGATTCGGGCCAGAGCCCGCCGAGATCGAACAGGGTCTGCAGGTCCTGCGAGCCGCCCCGATACGTCTCGGCGGCGAACATCGCGCAATTGGCGAGGA encodes the following:
- a CDS encoding rhomboid family intramembrane serine protease translates to MIARRLQSPVEEAAWILSPPARAHADALEMQGSHDRAPGRTSWRETPVTYGLILANCAMFAAETYRGGSQDLQTLFDLGGLWPESVLRDHEWWRLATAMFLHAGPEHLVSNMFALWVLGRFVEAAMGPLRTGLIYGVGGLASMAGVLWLTQMGLIEPNLLVGASGAIFALLGAIALRRLADFLASRAVADRRNLTLIIMVLAIQAVIDLAVPQISFTAHGIGLAVGLLLGWLLMPTRRG